From Candidatus Omnitrophota bacterium, the proteins below share one genomic window:
- the ubiE gene encoding bifunctional demethylmenaquinone methyltransferase/2-methoxy-6-polyprenyl-1,4-benzoquinol methylase UbiE produces MFDSIARGYDTANRLLTFGMDLGWRRKMLQSLPEGNGLAALDIATGTGDVPILMAQEQPRITRIHGLDLARDMLAKAGEKIRAAGLEEKIELRHGDAMGLPFPPGTFDLVTTAFGIRNIPAVNKALMEIFRVLKPGGRVLILESSVPENILMKAGYIVYLRAFMPLIGWAVSGNYKAYRYLNQTTERFPCGERFCRILKQTGFLNPKARPLCGGAATIYSADKP; encoded by the coding sequence ATGTTCGATTCCATTGCCCGGGGTTACGACACGGCCAACCGGCTGCTGACCTTCGGCATGGACCTCGGCTGGCGCCGGAAAATGCTTCAATCCCTCCCGGAAGGAAATGGCCTCGCCGCGCTGGACATCGCCACCGGGACAGGAGACGTCCCGATTCTCATGGCGCAGGAACAGCCCCGCATCACCCGGATCCACGGCCTTGACCTGGCCCGGGACATGCTGGCCAAGGCCGGAGAAAAAATCCGGGCGGCAGGGCTGGAGGAAAAGATCGAACTGCGCCACGGTGACGCTATGGGCCTGCCGTTTCCCCCGGGAACCTTCGATCTGGTCACCACCGCGTTCGGCATCCGCAATATCCCGGCGGTCAATAAGGCCCTGATGGAAATATTCCGCGTGCTCAAGCCCGGAGGGCGCGTGCTGATCCTGGAAAGCTCGGTCCCCGAAAATATTTTGATGAAAGCCGGCTACATAGTGTATTTACGCGCGTTCATGCCGTTGATCGGCTGGGCCGTGAGCGGCAACTACAAAGCCTACCGTTATCTCAATCAAACCACCGAACGTTTTCCCTGCGGAGAACGTTTCTGCCGGATTCTCAAACAGACCGGATTCCTCAACCCCAAGGCGCGCCCGCTCTGCGGCGGGGCGGCGACCATTTACTCCGCGGACAAGCCCTGA
- the trxB gene encoding thioredoxin-disulfide reductase, whose translation MSENIVIIGSGPAAHTAAIYAARARLEPLLYEGLMAGGVAAGGQLTTTTEVENYPGFPTGIMGPALMDQMRQQSVTCGTRIKTQTVQKVDFQSKPFKIFADSETVESKAVIIATGATAKRLHVPGEDRLWQKGISACAVCDGALPIFRNKTLLVVGGGDSAVEESTYLTKFASKVLLLVRRDALRASKAMQERLLANKKIEVIWNTVLLEVLGDRMITGARVKNVKTNQESTLEAEGLFYAIGHQPNTAFLDGQVELDETGYIKTQPGSTRTSIPGVFACGDVQDKTYRQAVTAAGTGCMAALDAERYLSGH comes from the coding sequence ATGTCTGAGAACATTGTCATCATCGGATCAGGGCCGGCCGCCCATACCGCCGCGATTTACGCGGCGCGGGCCCGCCTGGAGCCTCTGCTGTACGAAGGCCTCATGGCTGGAGGGGTCGCGGCAGGGGGGCAGCTTACCACCACGACCGAAGTTGAGAATTACCCCGGTTTTCCAACGGGCATCATGGGCCCGGCGCTCATGGACCAAATGAGACAGCAGTCGGTGACCTGCGGGACCCGCATCAAGACCCAAACCGTCCAAAAGGTCGACTTCCAGTCCAAGCCTTTCAAAATTTTCGCGGATTCCGAAACCGTTGAATCCAAAGCCGTGATCATCGCCACCGGCGCCACAGCCAAGCGCCTCCATGTCCCTGGCGAAGACCGGCTCTGGCAAAAAGGCATTTCCGCCTGCGCCGTCTGCGACGGGGCATTGCCCATTTTCCGCAACAAAACCCTTCTGGTGGTCGGCGGGGGAGACTCGGCCGTTGAGGAATCCACATATCTCACCAAATTCGCCTCCAAGGTCCTTCTCCTGGTACGCAGGGACGCCTTGCGCGCCTCCAAGGCCATGCAGGAGCGGCTGCTGGCCAATAAAAAAATCGAAGTTATCTGGAACACCGTGCTGCTGGAAGTCCTGGGAGACAGGATGATCACCGGCGCCCGAGTCAAAAATGTCAAAACGAACCAGGAAAGCACCCTGGAAGCCGAAGGCTTGTTCTACGCCATCGGCCACCAGCCCAACACCGCCTTCCTTGACGGCCAGGTTGAACTGGACGAAACAGGCTACATCAAGACCCAGCCGGGTTCTACACGCACCAGCATCCCCGGCGTCTTTGCCTGCGGCGATGTCCAGGACAAGACTTACCGCCAGGCCGTCACCGCGGCCGGCACCGGCTGTATGGCTGCCCTGGACGCGGAGCGTTACCTTTCCGGCCACTGA
- the menD gene encoding 2-succinyl-5-enolpyruvyl-6-hydroxy-3-cyclohexene-1-carboxylic-acid synthase, which translates to MPTMNLLKSSHINFLWTDLIVEELVRNGADYFCVAPGSRSAPLAVAVSRNPRAKAFVHFDERGLGFHALGYTAATRRPAVIITTSGTAVANLFPAVIEAAKKKLPLILLTADRPPELRKAGANQTIDQPGIFGPYARWSFDMPCPTTDIGPEFVLTTMDQAVHQTRTNPPAPVHVNCMFREPLAPEGQTADFSEYLKPLERWLAGSTPYTDYVVPERTIPEDRLEDILARIRAIKSGIIAVGKLSGPDEREAVLKLSEKLYWPIVPDITSGLRLGNQHQNVIHYFDQLLLDNELMKQIPVDGVIHIGGRMTSKRWYPFIESRRPKEYIMVLNHPLRNDPLHNVTARVDGEIGPICQSLAAAIPARKDNKPCFQLQSASQGVKETIETFLTDKALLSEPAVARLVSKYLPADSTLFLANSMPIRDMDMYAAEHKNPVLISANRGASGIDGNIAAAAGFAKGAQTPLTLMIGDLAFLHDLNSLGTVKSLDQPAVIVVLNNNGGGIFSFLPVADVGEGFEKYFGTPHHLTFDHAAQLFHLDYVHPKTPKEFTAVYQQALKTKTSTVIEIINTREDNLKHHQDIQGAILEKLKKYRKG; encoded by the coding sequence ATGCCGACAATGAATCTCCTAAAATCCTCCCACATCAATTTTCTCTGGACCGACCTGATCGTTGAAGAGCTGGTCCGTAACGGAGCGGATTATTTCTGCGTGGCGCCGGGGTCCCGGAGCGCGCCGCTGGCCGTGGCCGTGAGCCGCAATCCCAGGGCCAAAGCTTTTGTCCACTTTGACGAACGCGGGCTCGGATTCCATGCCCTGGGGTACACCGCCGCCACCCGCAGACCTGCGGTCATCATCACGACCTCCGGCACGGCCGTGGCCAATCTTTTTCCGGCTGTCATTGAAGCGGCAAAAAAGAAACTGCCCCTGATCCTCCTGACCGCGGACCGACCACCGGAACTGCGCAAGGCCGGCGCCAACCAGACCATCGACCAGCCGGGAATTTTCGGACCTTACGCGCGCTGGTCCTTTGACATGCCGTGCCCGACAACCGACATCGGCCCGGAATTTGTGCTCACCACGATGGACCAGGCCGTTCATCAGACCAGGACCAATCCGCCGGCGCCGGTCCATGTGAACTGCATGTTCCGGGAACCGCTGGCCCCGGAAGGACAGACAGCCGATTTCAGCGAATACCTCAAGCCGCTGGAACGCTGGCTGGCCGGATCAACCCCTTACACGGATTATGTTGTCCCGGAGCGGACCATCCCCGAGGACCGCCTGGAGGACATCCTCGCGAGGATCCGTGCCATCAAAAGCGGCATCATTGCTGTCGGGAAATTGTCTGGACCGGATGAGAGGGAGGCCGTGCTCAAGCTTTCCGAAAAGCTCTACTGGCCGATTGTACCGGACATCACTTCGGGACTGCGACTGGGCAACCAGCATCAAAACGTAATCCATTACTTCGATCAGCTCCTCTTGGACAATGAGCTTATGAAGCAAATCCCGGTGGACGGAGTGATCCATATCGGCGGGCGGATGACCTCCAAACGATGGTATCCGTTCATCGAGTCCCGCCGGCCCAAAGAATACATCATGGTCCTGAACCACCCTTTGCGCAACGATCCGCTGCACAACGTCACGGCCCGGGTTGACGGGGAAATCGGCCCGATTTGCCAGTCTCTGGCCGCCGCCATTCCCGCGCGCAAGGACAACAAGCCGTGTTTTCAGCTCCAAAGCGCGTCCCAGGGCGTTAAGGAAACCATCGAAACTTTTCTCACCGACAAAGCGTTATTGAGCGAACCGGCGGTCGCGCGCCTGGTGTCAAAATATCTCCCTGCGGATTCGACCTTATTTTTGGCCAACAGCATGCCGATCCGGGACATGGATATGTACGCGGCCGAGCACAAAAATCCCGTCCTCATCAGCGCCAACCGGGGGGCCAGCGGCATCGACGGCAACATCGCGGCAGCCGCCGGATTTGCCAAAGGGGCCCAAACACCGCTTACGCTGATGATCGGGGATCTCGCGTTTCTTCATGACCTGAATTCCCTGGGCACCGTCAAATCCCTGGACCAGCCGGCTGTTATCGTCGTGCTCAACAACAACGGGGGGGGCATTTTTTCATTTCTTCCGGTTGCCGACGTGGGGGAAGGGTTCGAAAAATATTTCGGGACCCCGCATCATCTCACGTTCGACCATGCCGCCCAGTTGTTCCACCTCGATTATGTCCACCCCAAAACACCCAAAGAATTTACCGCCGTTTACCAGCAGGCGCTCAAAACCAAAACGTCGACCGTCATTGAGATCATCAACACCCGCGAGGATAATTTAAAGCACCACCAGG
- a CDS encoding isochorismate synthase, translating into MPESLLNKIHNFPEAKAILAEQIRTFAAEASKRTGPAPVLKRFEIRVEKMDLLAWLSQQRSATKIFGSDQSENYAIAGIGEADVITGAGPVNHEMIDQKIRPCLPPQYPYLRYYGGFSFDPLNPGTEWDDFGTYRFLIPRFELATKEGKYLLACTVLLKSADPGTWEKILKELETLTYANYNFVVQPLEMVIREDDPDRQGWEDMIGTILASIRTDECRKIVLARKTRFTFDKPLDPWLLFRQLKNVSPSSYHFCFQFNGGPVFLGASPERLFKRTGRAIQSEAVAGTRSRGASHEKDGFLRQDLLASAKDQREHQFVVEAIQSHLGAVCNGTVQNAGTNILSLESGHHLITCLQGQLKETVKDWQILDRLHPTPAVGGVPKEKAMEIIRSAEPFSRGWYAAPVGYIGNDQTEFVVAIRSALVRGSELVVYAGAGIVEGSVPGQEWEEVENKIGNFLKVLHY; encoded by the coding sequence ATGCCCGAAAGCCTGCTGAATAAAATCCACAATTTTCCGGAAGCCAAGGCGATCCTGGCCGAACAGATCCGGACCTTTGCCGCGGAAGCGTCGAAACGGACGGGCCCGGCTCCCGTACTCAAGCGCTTCGAAATCCGGGTGGAAAAAATGGACCTCCTGGCCTGGCTGAGCCAGCAACGGTCAGCCACCAAAATTTTCGGTTCCGATCAATCCGAGAATTACGCGATCGCGGGGATCGGGGAGGCGGACGTGATCACCGGCGCCGGCCCTGTAAATCATGAAATGATCGACCAGAAAATCCGCCCATGCCTGCCGCCCCAATATCCCTACCTCCGCTACTATGGCGGTTTTTCATTTGACCCGCTGAACCCCGGGACGGAATGGGACGATTTCGGCACTTACCGTTTCCTGATCCCCAGATTTGAGCTTGCCACCAAAGAGGGGAAGTACCTCCTGGCCTGCACGGTTTTGCTGAAATCCGCGGATCCCGGCACCTGGGAGAAAATCCTTAAAGAGTTGGAGACCCTGACCTACGCCAATTATAATTTTGTGGTCCAGCCCCTGGAGATGGTCATCCGGGAAGATGATCCGGACCGGCAGGGATGGGAAGACATGATCGGAACGATCCTGGCGTCCATCCGCACCGATGAATGCCGAAAGATCGTCCTTGCCCGCAAAACACGCTTCACCTTTGACAAACCCCTGGATCCGTGGCTCCTGTTCCGCCAGCTCAAAAACGTTTCTCCTTCCAGTTACCACTTCTGCTTCCAGTTCAACGGCGGGCCGGTCTTTCTCGGCGCGTCGCCGGAACGGCTTTTTAAGCGGACAGGGCGGGCCATTCAAAGCGAGGCCGTCGCCGGCACGCGGTCCAGGGGGGCCTCGCATGAAAAGGATGGGTTTTTGCGCCAGGACCTGCTCGCCTCCGCCAAAGACCAGCGCGAACACCAATTTGTGGTCGAGGCCATCCAGTCTCATCTCGGCGCCGTGTGCAATGGGACTGTCCAGAACGCCGGGACCAATATCCTGAGTCTGGAAAGCGGACACCACCTCATCACCTGCCTCCAGGGACAATTGAAGGAAACCGTGAAAGACTGGCAAATCCTCGACCGGCTTCACCCCACGCCGGCCGTGGGAGGCGTCCCCAAGGAAAAGGCCATGGAGATCATCCGGTCCGCCGAACCTTTTTCCCGCGGCTGGTACGCGGCCCCGGTCGGATATATCGGCAACGACCAGACGGAATTTGTCGTGGCCATCCGGTCGGCGCTCGTCCGCGGCAGCGAACTTGTGGTCTATGCCGGGGCAGGGATCGTCGAGGGCTCGGTCCCTGGGCAGGAATGGGAAGAGGTCGAGAATAAGATCGGGAATTTCCTGAAAGTGCTTCACTATTAA